A part of Anolis sagrei isolate rAnoSag1 chromosome 3, rAnoSag1.mat, whole genome shotgun sequence genomic DNA contains:
- the IL17D gene encoding interleukin-17D, translating to MPPGKVWLLAWLLLCWLPFPGLETIKVHKRPMRTRTCADRPEELLEQLYGRLSAGMLSAFHHTLQLEPLEKEHNMSCPAGGRPAADKKYRLPINLNSVSPWSYRISYDPTRYPKYIPEAYCLCKGCLTGVYGEENLHFRSTPVFMPTVILRRTASCTGGRYVYSEDYVTIPVGCTCVPEYEKEAERVNSSINKQAVKLLANHNSDKPPSE from the exons GTATGGCTGTTAGCTTGGCTTCTCTTGTGTTGGCTGCCTTTTCCTGGTTTGGAGACCATCAAGGTCCACAAGCGGCCAATGCGGACCCGGACCTGTGCCGACCGACCCGAGGAGCTCCTGGAGCAGCTGTATGGCCGGCTCAGCGCAGGGATGCTCAGCGCCTTCCACCACACCCTGCAGCTGGAACCCCTGGAGAAGGAGCACAACATGAGTTGCCCAGCAGGAGGAAGGCCGGCCGCAGACAAGAAGTACCGCCTGCCCATCAACCTCAACAGTGTCTCCCCTTGGTCCTATAG AATCTCCTATGACCCCACAAGATATCCAAAGTACATCCCTGAAGCCTACTGCCTGTGCAAGGGGTGCCTTACTGGGGTTTATGGCGAAGAAAACTTACACTTCCGAAGCACGCCAGTGTTTATGCCGACTGTCATTTTGCGCCGAACCGCGTCCTGCACTGGAGGCCGCTATGTTTACTCTGAGGATTATGTGACTATCCCAGTGGGTTGCACCTGCGTGCCAGAATATGAGAAGGAAGCTGAAAGAGTCAACTCCAGCATCAACAAACAAGCAGTAAAGTTGCTGGCAAATCATAATAGCGACAAACCACCATCGGAGTGA